The stretch of DNA GGCGCCTACTCGACCAGCGGGACCGCCTCGGCCAGCGGGACTCGCTTCGACCAGCGGGACCCGCCTCGACGAGCGGGACTCGCTTCGACCAGCGGGACCTCGCGTGGGGGCCGCGCACGGTGGGGTGGCCTAGGGTGAGGCGCACTGTCGATCGAGGGGGAAGACCGTGGAAGTCGTCCACACCGCCATCGCCATCGTGCTCGTGGTCGGGCTGATCATCTGGGCGAAGGTCGACCCGGTGATCTCGCTCGTGATCGCCTGCCTCTACCTGGGGCTCGCCGCGGGCGTGGGGTTCGAGGGCACGGTCACCGCCATCACCGGCGGGTTCGGCGAGATCATGACGAAGGTCGGGCTCCTCATCGGGTTCGGCGTGCTCATCGGCGCCCTCCTGCACTCGTTGGGCACGTTCCGCAAGCTCGTGCGGGCGCTGCTGTCGGTGGTGGGGGCGAAGCGGCTGCCCTACGCGCTCACCGGCGCCATGTCGACGGTGTTCCCGTCCATCTACGTCGACGTGCAGGTGGTGCTCGCCGCGCCGATCGCCCGGTCGTCGGCGCGCCACGTCGGGCCCCGCGGGCTCGCGCACCTGGCCGGCGCGATCGGCACGGGCATCTTCGCGGGCTACGTGTTCGTCGTGCCCGGCCTGGCCGCCGTCACGATCGCGGGGATCCTCGAGATCCCGCTCGGCACGTACATGATCGCGGGCATCGTCCTCGGGCCCGTCACCGCGCTGCTCACGACCTTCCTGTTCGGCCGCCTGCTCCGCCTCGGCTGGTGGAAGCCCGAGACCGACGAGGCGCAGGACGAGCCGCTCGACGGCGACGGCGTGGAGCAGAACACCGCCGGCACCGGTCCTGGCGAGGGCGCGAGCCGCAGCGACGTCGACGTGCCGCTGCCGGTGGCCCTCCTGCCGATCCTCGTGCCCCTGCTGATGATCGCCGGGGGCGCGTTCGCCGACCTC from Aeromicrobium erythreum encodes:
- a CDS encoding GntP family permease → MEVVHTAIAIVLVVGLIIWAKVDPVISLVIACLYLGLAAGVGFEGTVTAITGGFGEIMTKVGLLIGFGVLIGALLHSLGTFRKLVRALLSVVGAKRLPYALTGAMSTVFPSIYVDVQVVLAAPIARSSARHVGPRGLAHLAGAIGTGIFAGYVFVVPGLAAVTIAGILEIPLGTYMIAGIVLGPVTALLTTFLFGRLLRLGWWKPETDEAQDEPLDGDGVEQNTAGTGPGEGASRSDVDVPLPVALLPILVPLLMIAGGAFADLADVTNGFVAFLGNPNVALFVGLVGAYLLARAATGVERTDKALKTGFHTTGEILLITGIGGSLGAVIEATGLDQTLASLFSASEGAAVVTSILLAWFIAAVLHLAIGSVSVAAIAAAGIISPVLGSIDVAPLAIGLAVASGSMFALTVNSNFFWMFKSLLGLTTKGALKTMTLVTSMASLVSLPMVLVVAFLA